A section of the Drosophila subobscura isolate 14011-0131.10 chromosome A, UCBerk_Dsub_1.0, whole genome shotgun sequence genome encodes:
- the LOC117903046 gene encoding pre-mRNA-splicing factor 38B isoform X1: protein MDEEYSASSSAGGGGAGAGGKKAGKQHNTLPFWGNETSMNLNPLILANIQSSSYFKVHLFKLKTYHEVVDEIYYQVKHMEPWERGSRKTSGQTGMCGGVRGVGAGGIVSTAYCLLYKLYTLRLTRKQINGLLNHTDSAYIRALGFMYLRYTQPPGDLYDWYEDYLQDEEEIDVKAGGGQVMTIGQMVYQFMTKLDWFSTLFPRIPVPIQKQIERKIGDYCRDQGITLNQLSSGRPVTGPPGGGAGAAAATASAGGPDEDYQEYHESGNGGGHSHAGGERAAGGGRGGGQAMAGFGSRAGVGGYPPANYRNDHDDRDYYATSSSSSYARGRGYEDYPPVALPSAPMPYHSSGDRERDRLRDREHDRDRMKDHDRQRSKHKKKHKHRHYSRSRSRSPSRSRHRSERHDRKRDAGGGGAESGGSGRGGFGSERSSKSRHSDHPDDRERERDRERERRHR, encoded by the exons ATGGACGAAG AGTATTCGGCGTCATCTTCGGCCGGTGGCGGTGGAGCAGGCGCTGGCGGGAAGAAGGCCGGCAAACAGCACAACACCCTACCTTTCTGGGGCAACGAGACTTCAATGAACCTGAATCCACTGATCCTCGCCAACATCCAAAGTTCCAGCTACTTCAAAG TGCACTTATTTAAACTGAAAACCTACCATGAGGTCGTTGACGAGATATATTACCAGGTGAAGCACATGGAGCCATGGGAGCGCGGATCCCGCAAGACCTCCGGCCAGACCGGCATGTGCGGCGGT GTGCGAGGCGTTGGAGCGGGCGGGATTGTGTCCACCGCGTACTGTCTGCTCTACAAGCTGTACACCCTGCGTCTGACGCGTAAGCAGATCAACGGACTGCTCAATCACACAGACTCCGCCTACATACGGGCACTAG GGTTCATGTACTTGCGGTATACACAGCCACCCGGGGACTTGTATGACTGGTACGAGGACTATCTGCAGGACGAGGAAGAGATTGATGTGAAGGCAGGCGGCGGCCAG GTCATGACCATTGGCCAGATGGTGTACCAGTTCATGACTAAGCTGGACTGGTTCTCCACACTGTTTCCGCGCATACCGGTGCCCATACAGAAGCAGATCGAGCGCAAAATCGGAGACTACTGCCGCGATCAGGGCATCACCCTCAATCAGCTGAGCTCGGGACGGCCGGTCACGGGTCCGCCCGGTGGTGGGGctggagctgcggctgcgacagCTTCTGCTGGTGGCCCCGATGAGGATTATCAGGAATACCATGAGAGCGGTAATGGTGGTGGTCACAGCCATGCCGGGGGAGAACGTGCAGCCGGCGGAGGTCGTGGCGGTGGACAGGCTATGGCCGGTTTCGGCTCTCGTGCTGGAGTCGGTGGATATCCACCGGCAAACTATCGCAATGATCACGATGATCGCGACTACTATGCCACATCGTCGAGCTCGTCGTATGCGCGTGGTCGAGGCTATGAAGATTACCCACCGGTGGCGCTGCCATCTGCACCCATGCCCTACCACTCGTCTGGGGACCGGGAACGTGACCGGTTAAGGGATCGGGAACATGACCGTGATCGGATGAAGGATCACGACCGCCAACGCAGCAAGCACAAGAAGAAGCATAAGCACAGACACTACTCACGCAGCCGAAGCAGAAGTCCCAGCCGCAGTCGCCATCGCTCGGAACGTCACGACCGCAAACGGGATGCTGGTGGCGGTGGAGCAGAGAGCGGGGGATCCGGCAGAGGTGGCTTCGGCTCGGAGCGGAGTAGCAAGAGCCGACACAGCGATCATCCCGACGAtcgagagcgggagcgggatcgagagcgagagcgacgCCATCGGTGA
- the LOC117903046 gene encoding pre-mRNA-splicing factor 38B isoform X2, which translates to MYLRYTQPPGDLYDWYEDYLQDEEEIDVKAGGGQVMTIGQMVYQFMTKLDWFSTLFPRIPVPIQKQIERKIGDYCRDQGITLNQLSSGRPVTGPPGGGAGAAAATASAGGPDEDYQEYHESGNGGGHSHAGGERAAGGGRGGGQAMAGFGSRAGVGGYPPANYRNDHDDRDYYATSSSSSYARGRGYEDYPPVALPSAPMPYHSSGDRERDRLRDREHDRDRMKDHDRQRSKHKKKHKHRHYSRSRSRSPSRSRHRSERHDRKRDAGGGGAESGGSGRGGFGSERSSKSRHSDHPDDRERERDRERERRHR; encoded by the exons ATGTACTTGCGGTATACACAGCCACCCGGGGACTTGTATGACTGGTACGAGGACTATCTGCAGGACGAGGAAGAGATTGATGTGAAGGCAGGCGGCGGCCAG GTCATGACCATTGGCCAGATGGTGTACCAGTTCATGACTAAGCTGGACTGGTTCTCCACACTGTTTCCGCGCATACCGGTGCCCATACAGAAGCAGATCGAGCGCAAAATCGGAGACTACTGCCGCGATCAGGGCATCACCCTCAATCAGCTGAGCTCGGGACGGCCGGTCACGGGTCCGCCCGGTGGTGGGGctggagctgcggctgcgacagCTTCTGCTGGTGGCCCCGATGAGGATTATCAGGAATACCATGAGAGCGGTAATGGTGGTGGTCACAGCCATGCCGGGGGAGAACGTGCAGCCGGCGGAGGTCGTGGCGGTGGACAGGCTATGGCCGGTTTCGGCTCTCGTGCTGGAGTCGGTGGATATCCACCGGCAAACTATCGCAATGATCACGATGATCGCGACTACTATGCCACATCGTCGAGCTCGTCGTATGCGCGTGGTCGAGGCTATGAAGATTACCCACCGGTGGCGCTGCCATCTGCACCCATGCCCTACCACTCGTCTGGGGACCGGGAACGTGACCGGTTAAGGGATCGGGAACATGACCGTGATCGGATGAAGGATCACGACCGCCAACGCAGCAAGCACAAGAAGAAGCATAAGCACAGACACTACTCACGCAGCCGAAGCAGAAGTCCCAGCCGCAGTCGCCATCGCTCGGAACGTCACGACCGCAAACGGGATGCTGGTGGCGGTGGAGCAGAGAGCGGGGGATCCGGCAGAGGTGGCTTCGGCTCGGAGCGGAGTAGCAAGAGCCGACACAGCGATCATCCCGACGAtcgagagcgggagcgggatcgagagcgagagcgacgCCATCGGTGA
- the LOC117903045 gene encoding uncharacterized protein LOC117903045: protein MSACGGNVRDGSGLYSTAPAFKFDVMPKITTAASAATSTAARATVNVENKFEAAEPTAFSFRTAAAEHTTHQRSEKIDSSTSSSNHEEKTPTTTTTTTGAAAAAKESEPRTRIAATSKERHKSSEETAVIAPCEQRLQRLARHKAQLRAAFFKDIISHPAAEPNSKSPTEAGGALITRETNTGRTKEQVKPVQLLIHKFQAMIVQQEQQAERERELKAAAATGGTATSAANSDEGCNVTGGGLSPYSSDNEDTTVGATARSRKGKVTRCASSDSALGLEVDDAHVEVVTIPPQRRMTLTVTDLPLRPALLPLAEPTALPDSSPLTSPTGTGGLVGAVGVPTKVLLEERLVAALAAPPGSRRESTQSCFSELGAGVRYVRTPSVVVSDYSDDITACGISMEEMEYFRLQRARGQRRCSLEAGAASAGYMGQGCAKDEGQSDVSAASSCSNLYYCGSTISALDGGECIVNGVRVALARKSSRSHSTSGEEDEDEEEVEVDVDVEVEEEDEPVIEDLELEEEHKQQHQQLQVRAEQKDQQQQQQEQPQRDRVRERATETEEDSHRLLSELLAATLLRDGTKKVCCKLRLINRDWISFREHTNQKRENKESERAIER from the exons ATGAGTGCGTGCGGCGGCAATGTTCGCGACGGTTCGGGTTTGTATTCCACCGCCCCCGCTTTCAAATTCGATGTCATGCCAAAGATAACGACAGCGGCGTCGGCAGCGACGTCGACTGCGGCGCGGGCAACGGTTAACGTGGAAAATAAATTCGAAGCGGCAGAGCCAACGGCTTTTAGTTTTCGAACAGCGGCGGCGGAGCATACAACACATCAGCGATCCGAGAAGAtcgacagcagcaccagcagcagcaaccacgaAGAAAAaacacccacaacaacaacaacaacaactggagcagcagcagcagcaaaagaaagcgAGCCGAGAACCAGAATTGCAGCCACATCCAAAGAGAGGCATAAAAGTAGCGAAGAAACCGCCGTTATCGCTCCATGTGAACAGCGTCTGCAGCGTCTGGCCAGGCACAAGGCTCAACTCCGTGCCGCCTTCTTCAAGGACATTATCAGCCATCCAGCAGCGGAGCCCAACAGCAAAAGTCCAACCGAAGCTGGAGGAGCCTTAATCACAAGAGAGACGAACACCGGCAGAACGAAGGAACAAGTGAAGCCCGTCCAGCTGTTGATACACAAATTCCAGGCCATGAttgtgcagcaggagcagcaggcggagcgCGAGCGGGAGCTGaaggcagccgctgccacggGCGGAACGGCCACAAGTGCCGCCAACTCGGATGAGGGCTGCAATGTTACCGGGGGCGGCCTAAGTCCCtacagcagcgacaacgagGACACCACAGTGGGCGCCACCGCGCGCTCAAGGAAGGGCAAGGTAACGCGCTGCGCCAGCAGCGATTCCGCCTTGGGCCTGGAAGTGGACGATGCCCACGTAGAGGTCGTGACGATTCCGCCCCAACGTCGCATGACCCTGACCGTCACCGATCTGCCGCTGCGTCCGGCCCTGTTGCCTCTGGCCGAGCCCACCGCCCTGCCCGACTCGTCGCCCCTCACCTCGCCCACTGGCACGGGGGGACTGGTCGGCGCCGTTGGTGTGCCCACCaaggtgctgctggaggagcgccTGGTGGCCGCACTGGCTGCTCCGCCCGGCTCCAGGCGGGAGTCCACCCAGAGCTGCTTCAGCGAGCTGGGGGCCGGGGTGCGCTACGTGCGCACACCCTCGGTGGTGGTGTCCGACTACTCGGACGACATCACCGCCTGTGGCATCAGCATGGAGGAGATGGAGTACTTTCGGCTGCAACGGGCCCGCGGGCAGCGCCGCTGCTCGCTGGAAGCGGGAGCAGCCTCGGCCGGCTACATGGGCCAAGGATGTGCCAAGGACGAAGGCCAGTCGGATGTCAGTGCcgcgagcagctgcagcaatcTCTACTACTGCGGCTCCACAATATCCGCTCTGGACGGCGGCGAGTGCATTGTGAACGGCGTCCGTGTGGCCCTGGCCAGGAAGTCAAGTCGCAGTCATAGCACCAGTGGGGAGGAGGACGAAGATGAGGAGGAAGTAGAGGTGGATGTGGacgtggaggtggaggaggaggacgagccGGTGATTGAGGATctcgagctggaggaggaacacaagcagcagcatcagcagttgCAGGTGCGAGCGGAACAgaaggatcagcagcagcagcagcaggagcagccccaGAGGGATCGTGTTAGGGAGAgggcgacagagacagaggaagaTTCGCATCGTCTGCTCAgcgagctgctggctgccacgcTGCTGAGAGATGGCACCAAGAAG GTATGTTGCAAGTTACGCTTAATTAATAGGGATTGGATTTCGTTCCGGGAACATACGaatcaaaagagagagaacaaagagagcgagagagcgatagagagatag